A portion of the Bdellovibrionales bacterium CG10_big_fil_rev_8_21_14_0_10_45_34 genome contains these proteins:
- a CDS encoding guanosine monophosphate reductase, with protein MSLFFKPSTLADREKGYSFDDVLLVPCRSEVRSRKDPDLSTQLTPRFRLKTPLISANMDTVTETNMAIAMAKLGGLGILHRFLSIDHQVEQYKSVRDAGFDCGASIGVSGDYKERLKALIDSGCSLITIDIAHGHSETMMQTISYIKSEYPEVEIIAGNVATEEAAQDLIEAGANSIKVGIGPGSMCTTRIITGCGVPQLTAIALCAEVCAKSGVSLIADGGIKTSGDIVKALAAGADLVMLGSLLSGTIETPGEIKSGRKAYRGMASKAAQVSWRGELPEGMAAEGEATSVAIKGHVSDVVSELCGGIRSGMSYLNAVTLKEIAERARFIEMTVSGFKESTAHGSY; from the coding sequence ATGTCTTTGTTTTTTAAGCCCAGCACTCTCGCGGACAGAGAAAAAGGTTATTCGTTTGACGATGTTTTGCTTGTGCCTTGCCGCTCAGAAGTGAGATCGCGAAAAGATCCTGATTTATCAACACAGCTAACTCCCCGCTTTCGGCTAAAAACTCCTTTAATAAGTGCGAACATGGATACAGTGACTGAGACCAATATGGCCATTGCAATGGCCAAACTGGGGGGGCTTGGAATCCTCCACAGATTCTTATCAATTGATCATCAAGTGGAGCAGTACAAAAGTGTTCGAGATGCGGGGTTTGATTGCGGTGCAAGCATCGGCGTTTCGGGAGATTACAAAGAAAGATTGAAAGCACTCATCGACAGTGGCTGTAGCCTGATAACTATCGACATAGCCCATGGCCATAGCGAAACCATGATGCAAACGATCTCGTACATTAAAAGCGAGTACCCCGAGGTCGAAATAATCGCCGGCAACGTGGCAACAGAAGAAGCTGCGCAAGACCTTATCGAAGCCGGCGCCAACTCCATAAAGGTTGGGATTGGACCAGGCTCAATGTGCACAACGAGAATCATCACGGGTTGCGGTGTTCCGCAGCTAACAGCGATTGCCCTATGTGCGGAGGTGTGTGCAAAGAGCGGCGTCAGTTTGATTGCTGATGGAGGGATTAAAACTTCCGGTGATATTGTAAAAGCTCTCGCTGCTGGAGCCGATCTCGTCATGCTCGGAAGTTTGTTGTCGGGAACAATTGAAACTCCGGGAGAAATTAAGAGCGGCAGAAAAGCCTATAGAGGAATGGCCTCCAAAGCGGCGCAAGTCTCTTGGCGAGGCGAGCTACCAGAGGGTATGGCTGCCGAAGGTGAAGCGACATCTGTTGCTATTAAGGGGCATGTATCTGACGTCGTCAGCGAGTTGTGTGGCGGCATCAGATCAGGCATGAGTTACTTGAACGCTGTCACTTTAAAAGAGATTGCCGAAAGAGCCAGATTTATAGAAATGACCGTCTCTGGCTTTAAGGAATCAACCGCTCACGGAAGCTATTAG